One genomic window of Roseobacter ponti includes the following:
- a CDS encoding DNA polymerase III subunit gamma/tau, whose amino-acid sequence MTDSEKTEYQVLARKYRPETFADLVGQDAMVRTLKNAFEADRIAQAFVMTGIRGTGKTTTARIIAKGMNCIGPDGEGGPTTEPCGTCEHCTAIMEGRHVDVLEMDAASNTGVANIREIIDSVHYRAASARYKVYIIDEVHMLSTGAFNALLKTLEEPPAHVKFIFATTEIRKVPVTVLSRCQRFDLRRIEPEVMIALMSRIAKAEGAQITDDALALITRAAEGSARDATSLLDQAISHGAGETTADQVRAMLGLADRGRVLDLFDMVLRGDAAAALSELSGQYAEGADPMAVLRDLAEITHWVSVVKITPEAAEDPTVSPDERARGLAMAEKLPMRVLTRLWQMLLKALDEVATAPNAMMAAEMAVIRLTHVADLPAPEDLLRRLSGTTPPAPGPSGASAGTAASSAPVRADAPAGSFSTAPRASGGSGAGPATALAADADAALARFPTFEHVVELIRANKDGKLLVDVETDLRLVTYQPGRIEFQPTDRAPRDLAQRLGQRLQNWTGNRWAVTVVSEGGAKTIDEIRNAARYAMEEQIRQHPLMQAVLAQFPKAEIGTVRTPGDIAAAARQEALPEVEDEWDPFEDS is encoded by the coding sequence ATGACCGACAGCGAAAAAACTGAATACCAGGTTCTGGCGCGGAAATACCGCCCCGAAACTTTCGCCGATCTGGTCGGTCAGGACGCGATGGTGCGCACGCTGAAAAACGCTTTTGAGGCCGACAGGATCGCCCAGGCCTTTGTGATGACCGGTATTCGCGGAACCGGCAAAACCACGACGGCGCGGATCATTGCCAAGGGGATGAACTGCATCGGGCCGGACGGCGAAGGTGGCCCCACCACCGAGCCCTGCGGCACCTGTGAGCACTGCACCGCCATTATGGAAGGCCGGCATGTCGATGTGCTCGAGATGGACGCGGCCTCAAACACCGGTGTGGCCAATATCCGTGAAATCATCGATTCCGTGCATTACCGGGCGGCTTCGGCGCGCTACAAAGTGTACATTATCGACGAGGTGCACATGCTCTCGACCGGTGCTTTCAATGCGCTGCTCAAGACGCTGGAAGAGCCGCCCGCCCATGTGAAATTCATCTTTGCCACGACCGAAATCCGCAAAGTGCCGGTGACGGTGCTGTCGCGTTGTCAGCGCTTTGATCTGCGCCGGATTGAGCCGGAGGTGATGATCGCGCTGATGTCCCGGATCGCAAAAGCGGAAGGTGCGCAGATCACTGATGACGCTCTGGCGCTGATCACCCGCGCCGCAGAAGGTTCCGCGCGCGATGCGACCTCACTGCTGGATCAGGCGATCAGCCATGGCGCGGGTGAGACCACCGCCGATCAGGTGCGCGCAATGCTGGGACTGGCCGACCGGGGCCGGGTGCTTGATCTCTTTGACATGGTGCTCAGGGGGGATGCCGCCGCAGCACTCAGCGAGCTTTCGGGCCAGTATGCCGAAGGCGCGGACCCGATGGCGGTGCTGCGCGATCTGGCGGAAATCACGCACTGGGTCTCGGTGGTCAAGATCACGCCCGAGGCCGCCGAAGACCCGACAGTCTCTCCCGATGAGCGTGCGCGTGGCCTTGCTATGGCGGAAAAACTGCCGATGCGGGTGCTTACACGTCTGTGGCAGATGCTGCTCAAAGCGCTCGACGAAGTCGCAACAGCGCCGAATGCGATGATGGCCGCCGAGATGGCAGTTATCCGGCTGACCCATGTGGCGGATCTGCCCGCGCCTGAGGATCTGCTGCGCAGGCTCAGCGGCACGACCCCGCCGGCCCCCGGGCCCTCCGGTGCATCCGCTGGCACTGCGGCATCATCCGCGCCGGTGCGCGCAGATGCCCCGGCAGGTAGCTTCAGTACAGCACCGCGCGCGTCAGGCGGATCAGGAGCCGGCCCCGCAACAGCTCTGGCAGCAGACGCCGATGCAGCGCTCGCGCGGTTCCCGACATTTGAACATGTGGTCGAACTTATCCGTGCCAACAAAGACGGCAAACTTCTGGTGGATGTGGAAACCGACCTGCGCCTTGTCACCTACCAGCCCGGGCGCATCGAATTTCAGCCCACCGACCGCGCACCGCGCGATCTGGCGCAACGCCTCGGTCAGCGGCTGCAGAACTGGACCGGCAATCGCTGGGCGGTGACTGTTGTCAGCGAGGGCGGCGCGAAAACGATCGACGAGATCCGAAACGCCGCGCGCTATGCCATGGAAGAGCAGATCCGGCAGCATCCGCTCATGCAGGCGGTTCTGGCGCAGTTTCCTAAGGCCGAGATCGGCACCGTGCGCACGCCCGGGGACATTGCCGCCGCAGCCCGTCAGGAAGCGCTGCCTGAGGTCGAGGACGAATGGGACCCCTTTGAGGACAGCTGA
- the recR gene encoding recombination mediator RecR has product MSSTQDIDALIELMAKLPGLGPRSARRAVLHLIRKRSLLLMPLADTLRTVAETARECLNCGNVGTTDICDICTSEKRATGELCVVSDVADLWAMERSGVFKGRYHVLGGTLSALDAIGPEELRIPRLLDRIPSENITEVILALSATIDGLTTAHYIADQLEGQVRLTSLAQGVPVGGELDYLDDGTITAAMRARTTL; this is encoded by the coding sequence TTGAGCAGCACGCAAGACATCGATGCTCTCATTGAGCTGATGGCCAAGCTGCCTGGCCTCGGGCCGCGTTCGGCGCGGCGTGCGGTGCTGCACCTGATCCGTAAACGCAGCCTGTTACTTATGCCTCTGGCCGACACCCTTCGCACCGTCGCAGAAACGGCGCGCGAGTGTCTGAACTGCGGGAATGTCGGCACCACGGATATCTGCGACATCTGCACTTCGGAAAAGCGTGCCACCGGAGAGCTTTGCGTGGTCAGCGATGTGGCGGATCTCTGGGCGATGGAACGCTCGGGCGTCTTCAAAGGGCGGTATCATGTGCTGGGCGGCACACTTTCAGCACTTGATGCCATCGGGCCCGAAGAACTGCGCATCCCGCGACTGCTCGATCGCATTCCGTCAGAGAACATTACCGAGGTCATCCTCGCGCTCAGCGCCACAATCGACGGGCTGACCACCGCACATTACATTGCCGATCAGCTTGAGGGACAGGTGCGGCTGACGTCGCTGGCCCAGGGCGTACCGGTGGGAGGTGAACTAGATTACCTTGATGACGGCACCATCACCGCCGCGATGCGCGCAAGAACCACTCTGTGA
- the nudC gene encoding NAD(+) diphosphatase — protein sequence MKIAEAVTFGGSGLDRAGEVRADASAVATARADSAARAILFWRGKPLISNEKPASLVRLPMDHPVLEAAAEAPVLLGREDGAARFAFDISSWSPDDLDPGLLGGFLDPTEQQHPALGDTEVFAELRRVMTWLSARDAELAATGKAILGWHETHRFCARCGAESAIEQAGWQRKCIACGGSHFPRTDPVVIMLITRGNSVLMGRSPGWPDGMFSLLAGFVEPGETLEAAVRREVFEEAGVRVGQVTYLSSQPWPFPASLMMGCAGEATSEEITIDPVEIEQAMWVSREEMMQAMSGEHPTILPARKGAIAHFLIENWLADRLD from the coding sequence ATGAAAATTGCAGAAGCGGTGACATTCGGCGGCTCCGGACTTGATCGTGCGGGAGAAGTGCGTGCGGATGCGTCCGCTGTGGCAACCGCCCGGGCCGACAGCGCTGCGCGGGCGATCCTGTTCTGGCGGGGTAAGCCACTGATATCGAATGAAAAGCCGGCATCTCTGGTGCGGCTCCCAATGGATCATCCGGTGCTTGAGGCGGCCGCCGAAGCGCCTGTTCTGCTGGGGCGCGAAGACGGTGCTGCGCGCTTTGCATTCGATATTTCCTCCTGGTCGCCGGACGATCTCGACCCCGGCCTGCTCGGCGGCTTTCTGGACCCGACAGAACAGCAGCACCCGGCGCTTGGCGATACTGAGGTCTTTGCCGAGCTGCGCCGCGTAATGACATGGCTCAGCGCGCGCGATGCAGAGCTTGCAGCAACCGGTAAGGCCATTCTCGGCTGGCACGAAACGCACCGGTTCTGTGCCCGCTGCGGTGCGGAATCTGCGATCGAACAGGCCGGCTGGCAGCGTAAATGCATCGCCTGCGGGGGGTCGCACTTTCCGCGTACCGACCCGGTTGTGATCATGCTGATCACCCGTGGCAACAGTGTGCTGATGGGCCGTTCGCCTGGCTGGCCTGATGGGATGTTCTCACTGCTGGCGGGTTTTGTTGAGCCGGGCGAGACCCTTGAAGCTGCAGTGCGCCGCGAGGTGTTTGAGGAAGCAGGGGTGCGGGTAGGACAGGTCACCTATCTCTCCAGCCAGCCCTGGCCCTTTCCGGCCTCCCTGATGATGGGCTGTGCCGGAGAGGCGACCAGCGAGGAGATCACCATCGATCCGGTGGAAATCGAGCAGGCCATGTGGGTCAGCCGCGAGGAGATGATGCAGGCGATGTCGGGGGAACATCCCACCATACTGCCGGCGCGCAAGGGCGCGATTGCACATTTTCTCATCGAAAACTGGCTTGCGGACAGACTTGATTGA
- the ypfJ gene encoding KPN_02809 family neutral zinc metallopeptidase, which yields MRLRGIRSSKNVRVRRGSGRGGRAGGLGLVGVLAVLAIGYFTGIDVSPLLTGTGAPVTQESRTVTVEDDEMVQFVARVLATTEDVWTRKFEQQVGRPYQPPQLVVFSGVTQSACGGASGATGPFYCPADQMAYLDTTFFRQMEQQLGAGGDFAAAYVIAHEVAHHIQNELGILGKVDQMRRQSSQADANALTVRLELQADCLSGVWAQSVQGLMERGDLAEALNAARKIGDDHLQRQAGRVPQPHTFTHGTSEQRARWFERGFDSGQMASCDTFSARQL from the coding sequence ATGCGGTTAAGAGGCATCAGATCCAGCAAAAATGTGCGTGTCAGGAGGGGCTCCGGGCGCGGTGGACGCGCAGGCGGGCTGGGTCTTGTTGGTGTGCTGGCTGTTCTTGCAATCGGCTATTTTACCGGCATTGACGTGTCGCCCCTGCTGACCGGAACCGGTGCGCCGGTCACGCAGGAAAGCCGCACGGTGACGGTCGAGGATGATGAGATGGTGCAGTTTGTTGCCCGTGTTCTTGCCACCACTGAGGACGTCTGGACGCGCAAATTTGAGCAGCAGGTGGGCCGACCTTACCAGCCGCCACAGCTTGTTGTCTTTTCCGGCGTGACACAAAGCGCGTGTGGCGGCGCATCCGGGGCAACGGGGCCGTTTTACTGTCCGGCCGATCAGATGGCTTATCTCGACACGACGTTTTTCCGGCAGATGGAGCAACAACTGGGCGCGGGCGGTGATTTCGCTGCGGCCTACGTGATCGCGCATGAAGTTGCGCACCACATCCAGAACGAACTCGGCATTCTCGGCAAGGTCGATCAGATGCGCCGGCAGTCGTCGCAGGCCGACGCCAATGCGCTGACCGTGCGGCTGGAGCTGCAGGCCGATTGTCTCTCCGGTGTCTGGGCGCAGTCTGTGCAGGGCCTGATGGAACGTGGCGATCTGGCCGAGGCACTGAACGCAGCCCGCAAGATCGGCGACGATCATCTGCAGCGCCAGGCCGGGCGGGTGCCGCAGCCCCACACCTTTACACATGGCACATCAGAGCAGCGCGCACGCTGGTTTGAGCGCGGATTTGACAGCGGCCAGATGGCCTCATGTGACACATTCAGCGCACGACAGCTGTGA
- a CDS encoding mechanosensitive ion channel family protein, with protein sequence MDQLRSIARSSIEILPQIAVALLVILVTWGLAGLGRYVLGKVMARTRLRESLKSLFSLLVSIAIWTLGIMIAAVILFPGLTPGSILAGLGIGSVAIGFAFKDVFENFLAGIIILFRREMRIGDHIACEGIEGKVAQIAIRESHIRQTDGQLVIVPNSILFKNPLIVRTDQDVRRVTVICGVAYDVDVDEARSVIESAVETCETVVRDGRPVQIFAQEFASSSINFEVTWWTGSTPVDVRRSRDEVVSAVKRALDDAGIEIPFPYRTLTFKEPLPLRGEAAPETSAAGA encoded by the coding sequence ATGGATCAGTTACGATCCATCGCGAGATCCTCAATCGAAATTCTGCCGCAGATCGCCGTCGCCCTTCTGGTCATTCTGGTGACCTGGGGTCTGGCCGGTCTCGGACGCTATGTCCTCGGCAAGGTGATGGCGCGCACGCGCCTGCGTGAAAGCCTCAAGAGCCTGTTTTCCCTGCTCGTGTCTATCGCCATCTGGACCCTGGGGATTATGATAGCCGCGGTGATCCTCTTTCCCGGACTGACCCCGGGCAGCATTCTCGCGGGTCTCGGCATCGGCTCTGTCGCCATTGGTTTTGCCTTCAAAGATGTGTTCGAGAATTTCCTTGCGGGGATAATCATTCTGTTCCGGCGCGAGATGCGCATCGGGGATCACATCGCCTGTGAGGGCATTGAAGGCAAAGTCGCCCAGATCGCCATCCGTGAAAGCCACATACGGCAGACCGACGGACAACTGGTCATCGTGCCGAACTCGATCCTTTTCAAAAATCCTCTGATCGTCCGTACCGATCAGGATGTCCGCCGTGTCACCGTGATCTGCGGCGTCGCATATGACGTCGATGTGGACGAGGCGCGGAGTGTCATCGAAAGCGCTGTTGAGACCTGTGAAACAGTTGTGCGCGATGGCCGGCCTGTTCAGATTTTCGCTCAGGAGTTTGCGTCGTCGTCGATCAATTTCGAGGTTACCTGGTGGACCGGATCCACGCCCGTTGACGTGCGCAGATCGCGTGATGAAGTTGTGTCTGCGGTTAAACGGGCTCTCGACGATGCCGGTATTGAAATCCCGTTCCCTTACAGGACGCTGACGTTCAAGGAGCCCTTGCCGCTGCGCGGGGAGGCTGCACCGGAGACGTCAGCGGCCGGAGCATAG
- a CDS encoding YbaB/EbfC family nucleoid-associated protein has translation MFKGLGGLGDMAGMMKKAQEMQGKMAEMQEDMQNITVEGESGAGLVKATCTAKGELKGLDIDPSIFNSDDKEVVEDLILAAIKDAQGKASQRAQEEMAKLTEGLGLPADMKLPF, from the coding sequence ATGTTCAAAGGTTTAGGGGGTCTCGGCGATATGGCCGGGATGATGAAGAAAGCCCAGGAAATGCAGGGCAAAATGGCCGAGATGCAGGAAGATATGCAGAACATCACGGTCGAAGGCGAGTCCGGCGCCGGCCTCGTGAAAGCCACCTGCACGGCAAAAGGCGAGCTGAAAGGCCTCGACATCGACCCGTCGATCTTTAACAGCGACGACAAGGAAGTTGTGGAAGATCTCATCCTCGCCGCGATCAAAGACGCGCAGGGCAAAGCGTCCCAGCGCGCGCAGGAAGAGATGGCGAAACTGACCGAAGGCCTTGGCCTGCCGGCAGATATGAAGCTGCCCTTCTGA
- a CDS encoding 5'-nucleotidase C-terminal domain-containing protein encodes MTLLATSDLHMQITSYDYVRDCAGEGPSLSRLAALIASARHEAADTGRESFLLDNGDILQGTPLAAYLAHAGRGTPNPVPDCLQMLGYDAVGLGNHDFDHGLDYLDATLSRYRMPVVCSNLGGAGIPSIRSRAILERDVLCSDGTRRRLRIGVVSVLPRQTISWNRHQLSGRASLCDPVQATADAAEAARAEGAELIVVLAHMGIARFDEGLQPQNEIVEIAQLSSVDAVIGGHTHLVFPGPDHETNRNTDSRQGKVYGKPVVLPGFAGSHLGMIDLDLAWPADGGSIKITRSESRLVQSAADTPEDPDVVALASDAHHATRDHLNHEVGRLVHPMNSYFALAQPGPVSALIAETKRHVIRQAMAGSDLEDLPLLASGSTASTGGFDGPDNFISLPGGTVKRRHIVGLDPYSNQVWAVRTTGARLTDWLERSVVIFNTLRRDDPDQLLLNENIPGFRYDAIYGLNYVIDPTQPPKYDPAGRPGGLGEGRISNVTWQGRPLEPDQEFLVATSDHRTGGGGQLRAFSEDEIAFRGRAPLEDGLVSYLQAPDCAAVRGAAPWRFRPGLNVSAILLTSPDAVTHLSEIAGLRPEPCGTSENGFARIRLHL; translated from the coding sequence GTGACCCTGCTCGCGACAAGCGATCTCCACATGCAGATCACATCTTATGACTATGTGCGGGACTGCGCCGGTGAGGGTCCGAGCCTGTCACGACTTGCCGCTCTGATTGCATCGGCGCGACATGAAGCTGCCGACACCGGACGTGAAAGCTTCCTGCTCGACAACGGTGATATCCTGCAGGGCACCCCGCTTGCGGCCTATCTCGCACACGCCGGACGCGGGACGCCGAACCCGGTGCCCGACTGTCTGCAGATGCTGGGATATGACGCGGTGGGTCTTGGCAATCACGATTTTGATCACGGGCTGGATTACCTGGATGCCACGCTGTCGCGATACAGGATGCCGGTGGTCTGCTCCAACCTCGGCGGTGCGGGCATTCCCTCTATCCGGTCGCGTGCTATCCTTGAGCGCGATGTGCTCTGTTCTGACGGCACCCGGCGCCGGTTACGGATTGGCGTGGTTTCCGTGCTGCCCCGTCAGACGATCAGCTGGAACCGGCACCAGCTGTCCGGACGCGCGTCTCTGTGTGATCCGGTGCAGGCGACTGCAGATGCCGCCGAAGCTGCGCGTGCAGAGGGCGCTGAGCTGATTGTTGTGCTGGCACATATGGGGATTGCACGGTTTGACGAAGGCCTGCAGCCACAAAACGAAATCGTCGAAATTGCACAGCTGAGCAGCGTGGATGCAGTGATCGGCGGTCATACACACCTGGTGTTTCCGGGGCCCGATCACGAAACCAACCGCAACACCGACAGCCGTCAGGGTAAGGTATACGGCAAACCCGTTGTACTGCCCGGCTTTGCCGGCTCACACCTCGGCATGATTGATCTCGACCTCGCCTGGCCGGCAGATGGCGGCAGCATCAAAATCACCCGATCAGAAAGCCGGCTGGTGCAGAGTGCGGCGGACACGCCCGAAGACCCGGACGTTGTTGCGCTGGCGTCAGATGCCCATCATGCAACGCGCGACCATCTCAATCACGAGGTGGGGCGGCTGGTACATCCGATGAACAGTTACTTCGCGCTCGCCCAGCCCGGCCCTGTCTCTGCCCTTATCGCAGAGACCAAACGTCATGTCATCCGGCAGGCGATGGCTGGCAGCGATCTGGAAGATCTGCCCTTGCTGGCCTCGGGCTCCACCGCCTCGACCGGTGGTTTTGACGGACCGGATAACTTCATCTCTTTGCCGGGTGGCACGGTAAAGCGGCGCCATATTGTGGGGCTTGACCCCTATTCAAATCAGGTCTGGGCCGTTCGGACGACAGGCGCGCGTCTGACAGACTGGCTGGAACGGTCGGTGGTGATTTTCAATACACTGCGCCGGGATGATCCTGATCAGCTTCTGCTGAACGAAAACATCCCCGGGTTCCGCTATGATGCGATCTACGGGCTGAACTATGTCATCGATCCGACGCAGCCACCGAAATACGACCCCGCCGGCCGGCCCGGCGGGCTGGGCGAGGGACGGATAAGCAACGTGACGTGGCAGGGCAGGCCACTCGAACCGGATCAGGAGTTTCTCGTTGCGACGTCGGACCACCGCACAGGTGGTGGCGGACAGTTACGCGCCTTCTCTGAGGATGAGATTGCTTTTCGCGGGCGGGCGCCGCTTGAGGACGGACTGGTGAGCTATCTGCAGGCGCCCGATTGCGCTGCGGTTCGCGGGGCCGCGCCCTGGCGTTTCCGCCCGGGTCTGAATGTGTCGGCCATCCTGCTGACCTCTCCCGACGCGGTAACGCATCTGTCTGAGATCGCGGGACTGCGCCCGGAGCCCTGTGGCACGTCGGAAAACGGTTTCGCCCGGATCCGGCTGCACCTGTGA
- a CDS encoding type III PLP-dependent enzyme gives MTMNATVPGALRAASPVFVDQAAAYIAANFFDKPTLVISRDRVSAQYDALHAGLGAAHIHYAVKANPAPELIRMLVKKGSGFDAASRQEIELCLSQGARPENISFGNTIKRASDIAFAASAGVTLFAADSEAELDKIARHAPGARVYIRLIVENSQADWPLSRKFGCGASMLPSLLDHAVAVGLQPYGLSFHVGSQTREAAHWNPVLDQVAPLWHAARAAGHDLQLLNIGGGFPAFYGQTVQAPRAYAAAVMASVKERFGDVAEVMAEPGRGMVAEAGHIVAEVMLVSKKSEDDLHRWVYLDIGRFSGLAETEGEAIRYQFVTRHDGTETGPCVLAGPSCDSADILYEKRPVQLPMSLRDGDRIVIRNCGAYTSSYSSVGFNGFPPLDVIVL, from the coding sequence ATGACCATGAACGCTACAGTCCCCGGCGCCCTGCGCGCCGCATCCCCCGTATTCGTCGATCAGGCAGCGGCCTACATCGCGGCGAACTTCTTTGACAAACCGACGCTGGTGATCTCCCGCGATCGCGTCTCCGCACAGTATGACGCGCTGCACGCCGGTCTGGGTGCCGCGCACATCCATTATGCCGTCAAAGCGAACCCCGCGCCGGAACTGATCCGCATGCTGGTCAAAAAAGGCTCCGGCTTTGATGCTGCCTCCCGCCAGGAAATCGAGCTTTGCCTCAGCCAGGGCGCGCGCCCGGAGAACATCTCTTTCGGCAACACCATCAAACGCGCCTCCGATATCGCATTCGCGGCAAGCGCCGGTGTGACCCTTTTCGCCGCAGACAGCGAAGCTGAGCTCGACAAAATCGCCCGCCACGCACCGGGCGCCCGCGTTTATATCCGCCTGATCGTCGAAAACAGCCAGGCCGACTGGCCGCTCAGCCGCAAATTCGGGTGCGGCGCGTCCATGCTGCCGTCGCTTCTCGATCATGCGGTCGCCGTGGGCCTGCAGCCCTACGGTCTGTCCTTCCACGTCGGATCGCAGACCCGCGAAGCCGCGCACTGGAACCCGGTTCTGGATCAGGTTGCACCGCTGTGGCACGCCGCACGCGCCGCTGGTCACGACCTGCAGCTTCTCAACATCGGCGGCGGCTTCCCGGCTTTTTACGGCCAGACCGTCCAGGCGCCCCGCGCCTATGCTGCGGCTGTTATGGCGTCGGTCAAAGAGCGTTTCGGTGACGTCGCAGAAGTTATGGCAGAGCCCGGACGCGGTATGGTCGCAGAAGCCGGCCACATCGTGGCCGAAGTGATGCTGGTGTCGAAAAAATCCGAAGACGACCTGCACCGCTGGGTTTATCTCGACATTGGCCGTTTCTCCGGTCTTGCTGAGACCGAAGGCGAAGCAATCCGCTACCAGTTTGTGACCCGTCACGACGGCACAGAGACCGGCCCCTGCGTTCTGGCCGGCCCGTCCTGTGACAGTGCGGATATCCTTTATGAAAAACGCCCCGTGCAGCTGCCCATGTCGCTGCGCGACGGCGACCGGATCGTGATCCGCAACTGTGGTGCCTATACCTCAAGCTACAGCTCTGTCGGGTTCAACGGATTTCCACCGCTGGATGTGATCGTTCTGTAG
- a CDS encoding YidH family protein translates to MANSNEMAEDRTDWAEDRTILANERTFAGWMRTGMACVALAIGLKAVFGPFEPTWVPKSVASFFILIAVFIFWAARRQACATQSRLNQHEAQAQTRSYFTALSIFLSCASLLTGLILWWL, encoded by the coding sequence ATGGCAAACAGCAATGAAATGGCCGAGGACAGGACCGACTGGGCGGAGGACAGAACAATCCTCGCGAATGAACGGACCTTTGCGGGGTGGATGCGGACCGGGATGGCCTGCGTGGCGCTGGCCATAGGTCTCAAGGCTGTCTTCGGGCCTTTTGAGCCCACGTGGGTACCGAAATCTGTCGCCAGTTTCTTTATCCTGATCGCGGTGTTCATCTTCTGGGCGGCACGGCGGCAGGCCTGCGCCACCCAGTCGCGGCTTAACCAGCACGAGGCTCAGGCCCAGACCCGAAGCTACTTCACGGCTCTGAGCATTTTTCTTAGCTGCGCCTCGCTGCTCACAGGCCTCATTTTGTGGTGGCTCTAG
- a CDS encoding cupin domain-containing protein, with product MQLNADFNRRAVVHAADLDWTPSPMAGVDRRMLDRIGDEVARATSIVRYAPDSRFSAHTHTGGEEFFVLEGVFQDEHGDYPAGTYVRNPPTTSHTPGSQAGCVIFVKLWQFDMADRTQFSVDTRAGDYAPVGDTPGVTRLALHNDSNENVCVERWAAGTTLALEAPDGLELLVLEAGFTAEGETFGVQSWLRLPRGARMTVEAGETGAKVWIKRGHLARPPQAPARP from the coding sequence TTGCAGCTCAACGCAGATTTCAACCGCCGGGCCGTTGTGCATGCGGCGGATCTGGACTGGACACCCTCACCTATGGCCGGGGTTGACCGGCGGATGCTTGACAGGATCGGGGATGAGGTCGCGCGGGCGACCTCAATCGTGCGCTACGCACCCGACAGCCGATTTTCCGCCCACACTCATACGGGCGGCGAGGAATTTTTTGTGCTGGAGGGTGTGTTCCAGGATGAGCATGGCGATTATCCCGCCGGGACGTATGTGCGCAACCCGCCGACCACCAGCCATACGCCGGGATCTCAGGCCGGCTGCGTGATCTTTGTAAAGCTGTGGCAGTTTGACATGGCCGACCGCACACAGTTCAGCGTGGATACCCGCGCTGGTGACTATGCGCCGGTCGGAGACACGCCCGGTGTGACGCGGCTGGCGCTGCACAACGACAGCAATGAAAACGTCTGTGTCGAGCGATGGGCTGCGGGCACCACGCTGGCGCTGGAGGCACCGGACGGGCTGGAACTGCTGGTGCTCGAGGCCGGGTTCACCGCAGAGGGCGAGACATTTGGCGTGCAGTCATGGCTGCGCCTGCCGCGCGGTGCCCGGATGACAGTCGAAGCCGGGGAGACAGGCGCAAAGGTCTGGATCAAACGGGGACATCTGGCGCGCCCCCCGCAGGCGCCGGCGCGCCCCTGA
- a CDS encoding endonuclease/exonuclease/phosphatase family protein, translating into MTVIQGMIWALAFAITLATLLPLTRIPLGVIRGLAFPRLQLFVLSLAGVVAALIAGPGAALQIAAVLFALNAVAHLSYIVKFTPLWPQQSRPATGSLKADLSRQLSVLSSNVKMSNREYDRLVNLVRARRPDIVLALETDEPWIAALGDALEEDYPEIIRQPQDNGYGLCVMSKLPLSDTAVDFLVVQAVPSVRTTVTLPCGDELRLFVLHPEPPAIGHTSLGRDSEIALAGMQARESALPAVIAGDLNDVAWSTTTRRFQRLSGLLDPRVGRGLYNTFHAFYPLLRWPLDHVFHDARFRLVLLERLEHIGSDHFPLYFELALTETRRGDDQIEPSDAAEESETRRMIREERAKPRSPIGEDWEDG; encoded by the coding sequence ATGACAGTAATTCAGGGAATGATCTGGGCGCTGGCTTTTGCGATAACGCTCGCAACGCTGCTGCCACTCACCCGGATCCCGCTGGGGGTCATCCGGGGCCTCGCATTCCCGCGCCTGCAGCTTTTTGTATTGTCTCTCGCCGGGGTTGTCGCAGCCCTTATTGCGGGTCCCGGCGCTGCACTTCAGATCGCCGCAGTGCTCTTTGCGCTGAATGCGGTTGCGCATTTAAGCTATATCGTGAAATTCACGCCGCTCTGGCCGCAGCAGTCGCGCCCGGCGACCGGATCGCTGAAAGCTGACCTCTCACGGCAGCTGTCAGTTCTGTCCTCTAATGTCAAAATGTCCAACCGGGAGTATGACCGGCTGGTAAACCTGGTGCGCGCGCGCCGGCCCGATATCGTGCTGGCCCTTGAGACAGACGAACCCTGGATTGCCGCTCTGGGTGATGCGCTTGAAGAGGATTATCCGGAGATTATCCGCCAGCCCCAGGATAACGGATACGGCCTGTGCGTTATGTCAAAACTGCCACTGAGTGACACAGCGGTTGATTTTCTGGTGGTGCAGGCGGTGCCGTCGGTGCGCACCACTGTCACGCTGCCCTGCGGAGACGAACTGCGGCTTTTCGTGTTGCACCCCGAGCCGCCGGCAATCGGTCATACAAGTCTGGGACGCGACAGCGAGATCGCTCTGGCCGGAATGCAGGCACGGGAGTCTGCCTTGCCGGCAGTGATCGCGGGCGATCTCAACGATGTTGCCTGGTCGACGACGACCCGGCGGTTTCAGCGCCTGTCCGGCCTGCTGGACCCGCGCGTCGGGCGCGGGCTCTATAATACTTTTCATGCTTTTTATCCCCTGCTGCGCTGGCCGCTGGATCATGTGTTTCACGACGCGCGGTTCCGGCTTGTGTTGCTTGAGCGGCTCGAACACATCGGGTCTGACCACTTCCCTTTGTACTTTGAACTGGCGCTGACCGAGACCAGACGCGGCGATGATCAGATTGAGCCGTCTGATGCCGCCGAAGAAAGCGAGACCCGCCGGATGATCCGCGAGGAACGCGCAAAACCACGCTCGCCCATCGGCGAGGACTGGGAAGACGGCTGA